The proteins below come from a single Balaenoptera musculus isolate JJ_BM4_2016_0621 chromosome 1, mBalMus1.pri.v3, whole genome shotgun sequence genomic window:
- the PSRC1 gene encoding proline/serine-rich coiled-coil protein 1 isoform X1: MEDLEEDVKFIADETLDFGGLSPSDSREEEDTAVSVTPEKPLRRGLSHRSDPNAVAPAPQSLRLSLGPLSPEKLEEILSEANRLATHLEQCALQERENTGEGPGPRRVKPSPRRETFVLKDSPVRDLLPTVSSLARSTPSPGSLTPRLRSSDRKLSVRALRATSGKRPSSMKRESPTCNLFPASKSPASSPLARSTPPVRGKAGPSGRATASPPTSVRPVLAAQPSTSNSQRLSRPQGAAAKPSSRLPVPSAIPRPASRMPLTSRSVPSSKGALPPDSLPARKGLPRPSATGHRVPVSQRPNLPITGAGRSSLQPPRKVAVPGPTSSTEFDFHPRLWFAGHLHVNGLCS, translated from the exons ATGGAAGATTTAGAAGAAG ATGTAAAGTTTATAGCAGATGAGACCTTGGACTTTGGGGGGCTGTCACCATCTGACAG tcgAGAGGAAGAAGATACAGCAGTGTCGGTGACTCCGGAGAAACCCCTCCGACGAGGTCTCTCCCATCGAAGTGACCCAAATGCAGTGGCCCCTGCCCCCCAGAGTCTGAGGCTCAGCTTAGGCCCCCTCAGCCCAGAGAAGCTGGAAGAAATCCTCAGTGAAGCCAACCGGCTGGCAACTCATCTGGAACAGTGTGCCCTGCAGGAGCGGGAGAACACCGGTGAGGGCCCAGGGCCTCGAAGGGTGAAGCCCAGCCCTCGGCGGGAGACCTTTGTGCTCAAGGACAGTCCTGTCCGAGACCTGCTGCCCACCGTGAGCTCTTTGGCTCggagcaccccctccccaggcagcctGACACCCCGACTCCGGAGCAGCGATAGGAAGCTGTCAGTCAGGGCTCTTCGAGCAACATCTGGAAAGAGGCCCTCCAGCATGAAGAGG GAGTCGCCCACTTGCAATCTGTTCCCTGCATCCAAAAGCCCAGCATCTTCTCCTCTTGCCCGATCAACTCCTCCAGTCCGGGGGAAAGCCGGTCCCAGTGGGAGAGCAACAGCAA GCCCACCTACCTCCGTCAGACCAGTCTTGGCTGCACAGCCTTCTACCAGCAACTCTCAGCGCCTGTCTCGGCCGCAGGGAGCAGCTGCTAAACCTTCCAGTCGACTGCCTGTTCCGTCGGCCATTCCCAGGCCTGCCAGCAGGATGCCACTCACCAGCCGGAGTGTACCATCCAGCAAAGGTGCCCTTCCTCCAGATTCCCTGCCAGCTCGGAAAGGACTTCCAAGACCAAGTGCCACAGGGCACAGAG TTCCTGTTTCTCAGCGACCAAATCTTCCCATCACTGGTGCCGGTCGCAGCAGTCTGCAGCCCCCCAGGAAAGTTGCAGTCCCAGGACCTACCAG CTCCACAGAGTTTGATTTTCATCCCAGGCTTTGGTTCGCTGGACATTTACATGTGAATGGCCTCTGTAGCTAA
- the PSRC1 gene encoding proline/serine-rich coiled-coil protein 1 isoform X2 translates to MGNSEEAPGSKLTFAPAVWNMEDLEEDVKFIADETLDFGGLSPSDSREEEDTAVSVTPEKPLRRGLSHRSDPNAVAPAPQSLRLSLGPLSPEKLEEILSEANRLATHLEQCALQERENTGEGPGPRRVKPSPRRETFVLKDSPVRDLLPTVSSLARSTPSPGSLTPRLRSSDRKLSVRALRATSGKRPSSMKRESPTCNLFPASKSPASSPLARSTPPVRGKAGPSGRATASPPTSVRPVLAAQPSTSNSQRLSRPQGAAAKPSSRLPVPSAIPRPASRMPLTSRSVPSSKGALPPDSLPARKGLPRPSATGHRVPVSQRPNLPITGAGRSSLQPPRKVAVPGPTR, encoded by the exons CTCCGGGGTCTAAGCTGACTTTTGCTCCTGCTGTCTGGAACATGGAAGATTTAGAAGAAG ATGTAAAGTTTATAGCAGATGAGACCTTGGACTTTGGGGGGCTGTCACCATCTGACAG tcgAGAGGAAGAAGATACAGCAGTGTCGGTGACTCCGGAGAAACCCCTCCGACGAGGTCTCTCCCATCGAAGTGACCCAAATGCAGTGGCCCCTGCCCCCCAGAGTCTGAGGCTCAGCTTAGGCCCCCTCAGCCCAGAGAAGCTGGAAGAAATCCTCAGTGAAGCCAACCGGCTGGCAACTCATCTGGAACAGTGTGCCCTGCAGGAGCGGGAGAACACCGGTGAGGGCCCAGGGCCTCGAAGGGTGAAGCCCAGCCCTCGGCGGGAGACCTTTGTGCTCAAGGACAGTCCTGTCCGAGACCTGCTGCCCACCGTGAGCTCTTTGGCTCggagcaccccctccccaggcagcctGACACCCCGACTCCGGAGCAGCGATAGGAAGCTGTCAGTCAGGGCTCTTCGAGCAACATCTGGAAAGAGGCCCTCCAGCATGAAGAGG GAGTCGCCCACTTGCAATCTGTTCCCTGCATCCAAAAGCCCAGCATCTTCTCCTCTTGCCCGATCAACTCCTCCAGTCCGGGGGAAAGCCGGTCCCAGTGGGAGAGCAACAGCAA GCCCACCTACCTCCGTCAGACCAGTCTTGGCTGCACAGCCTTCTACCAGCAACTCTCAGCGCCTGTCTCGGCCGCAGGGAGCAGCTGCTAAACCTTCCAGTCGACTGCCTGTTCCGTCGGCCATTCCCAGGCCTGCCAGCAGGATGCCACTCACCAGCCGGAGTGTACCATCCAGCAAAGGTGCCCTTCCTCCAGATTCCCTGCCAGCTCGGAAAGGACTTCCAAGACCAAGTGCCACAGGGCACAGAG TTCCTGTTTCTCAGCGACCAAATCTTCCCATCACTGGTGCCGGTCGCAGCAGTCTGCAGCCCCCCAGGAAAGTTGCAGTCCCAGGACCTACCAG GTAA
- the PSRC1 gene encoding proline/serine-rich coiled-coil protein 1 isoform X3, whose product MEDLEEDVKFIADETLDFGGLSPSDSREEEDTAVSVTPEKPLRRGLSHRSDPNAVAPAPQSLRLSLGPLSPEKLEEILSEANRLATHLEQCALQERENTGEGPGPRRVKPSPRRETFVLKDSPVRDLLPTVSSLARSTPSPGSLTPRLRSSDRKLSVRALRATSGKRPSSMKRESPTCNLFPASKSPASSPLARSTPPVRGKAGPSGRATASPPTSVRPVLAAQPSTSNSQRLSRPQGAAAKPSSRLPVPSAIPRPASRMPLTSRSVPSSKGALPPDSLPARKGLPRPSATGHRVPVSQRPNLPITGAGRSSLQPPRKVAVPGPTR is encoded by the exons ATGGAAGATTTAGAAGAAG ATGTAAAGTTTATAGCAGATGAGACCTTGGACTTTGGGGGGCTGTCACCATCTGACAG tcgAGAGGAAGAAGATACAGCAGTGTCGGTGACTCCGGAGAAACCCCTCCGACGAGGTCTCTCCCATCGAAGTGACCCAAATGCAGTGGCCCCTGCCCCCCAGAGTCTGAGGCTCAGCTTAGGCCCCCTCAGCCCAGAGAAGCTGGAAGAAATCCTCAGTGAAGCCAACCGGCTGGCAACTCATCTGGAACAGTGTGCCCTGCAGGAGCGGGAGAACACCGGTGAGGGCCCAGGGCCTCGAAGGGTGAAGCCCAGCCCTCGGCGGGAGACCTTTGTGCTCAAGGACAGTCCTGTCCGAGACCTGCTGCCCACCGTGAGCTCTTTGGCTCggagcaccccctccccaggcagcctGACACCCCGACTCCGGAGCAGCGATAGGAAGCTGTCAGTCAGGGCTCTTCGAGCAACATCTGGAAAGAGGCCCTCCAGCATGAAGAGG GAGTCGCCCACTTGCAATCTGTTCCCTGCATCCAAAAGCCCAGCATCTTCTCCTCTTGCCCGATCAACTCCTCCAGTCCGGGGGAAAGCCGGTCCCAGTGGGAGAGCAACAGCAA GCCCACCTACCTCCGTCAGACCAGTCTTGGCTGCACAGCCTTCTACCAGCAACTCTCAGCGCCTGTCTCGGCCGCAGGGAGCAGCTGCTAAACCTTCCAGTCGACTGCCTGTTCCGTCGGCCATTCCCAGGCCTGCCAGCAGGATGCCACTCACCAGCCGGAGTGTACCATCCAGCAAAGGTGCCCTTCCTCCAGATTCCCTGCCAGCTCGGAAAGGACTTCCAAGACCAAGTGCCACAGGGCACAGAG TTCCTGTTTCTCAGCGACCAAATCTTCCCATCACTGGTGCCGGTCGCAGCAGTCTGCAGCCCCCCAGGAAAGTTGCAGTCCCAGGACCTACCAG GTAA